CGTCTTTCCTTCTCTTCGGCAAGTTCTCTTTCTTTCTGCAATCTCCTTTCACTTTCTTTTGCTTCTTGTGTTTTCCGAGAAGAACCATTGTCCTTTTCAGTTGTATTATCTGCTCTTGCTATATTCTCCCTCTCTTTGGCCCTCTGAACTCCAAGTGCGTCTTTTTTCCATGTCTCTGCTGAAACTGGCGAGGGACCTTCAGCAGATTTGGTTAGACCACGCGTAGTCTCCGAGGGAGATGGCCCGTGCTCTGCCTTTGATATCCTTGCTGTAGTGTCTTTTTCTTCCAATTTGCTTGGCCTGCTCTTCTCTTCACTTGTGGACCTTTGTGTTGGTAATTCTCGTTCTCTTCTGTTGAAAATCTCTCCAGTTTCTCCAAAACCAGGAACACTACAAGAAGTCTGAGACGTAGCATTTTGCATTGAGTGCTGCTTGCGGGTATACATTTCTGAAGAGGAAGCCAGCTCCTCCTTCAAATTGATAGTTGTTCTGGCGACACTGTCACTTGCAGCTTTGATGATAACTTCATCGCCTggaaaggattcagattcaacTTCATCACAAGTTGTATCACACTTTGTATCTAGATCATTTCGTCCTCTGTTGGTACTTTCAGGTGACTTCTGGTCCTCCTGGTTACAAGGAGCAGATCCTTCTTCACTACCCATCCTGTCGCTATTTGCCAATGGGGTTTCATCTGCTTCTTTATCATCATTAACATGAGAGACGAGTCCATCCATTCCTTCTTCCACTTTCTCCGCTTCACCATGACCCAATGATccatgcatttcttgatccAATTCTCTTTTAATCAAATTGCTAGCTACCTCAAATACATTCAGCATGTTTGGTTCTTCTCTGTCTGCAAAACTATCGTTTTGTAAAATAATATCATTCTCATCTTCAGGACACTCGGCATCCAGATCCAAACCTATTTCTTCAGGGTGTGTAAATGGACTAACTTCCTCTTCAATTTTGACTTTCTCTACTTCCTCAGGGAGTACTTCATTTATTTTAGCATCTTTGTTATGCAAGAGTGATCCATCAGTAAAACTGAATTTTTGTCTTCCATAAGTTTCAGCTTCCTTCTCAATTTTACTCGATCTCTGTCTCAGGAAGGTATCACATGCATCAGATTCTTTAAGTTCTTCTAAAATCAATGATTTAATGTTAATTCCCTGCAAAGTAGGGACATTAGATACATCTGAGGGTTCCTGTAATTTTTCATCACTTCCAGAAGTGCATTGCCTCCCATCATTGCATGGTACTTCCACTTTAAAGTTTGTGTCCTCCTGTGATGTTCCTGCTACTTGACTTACCTTTGGAATACTATTACCAAGGCCTCTAAAATCGCTGGCATTTCCTGACGAGCAAGCCTCTGGTACTGAATCTGACATATCCTTGATGACATCCAGCTTTGTGGAGGCATCACTTGTAGAAGGAAGATCAAGAAACCCATCGGTATCATGGTTTTCCTTAGCAATTTCCTGTGTTACAACTCCCTCACTAATTGAATTATGAGTTTTTTGGTGTGCCATATTTTCCATAGAAGCTTCTAAAATCACGGGCACCCTATCTTTGTCCACTGGAGCCGTCTTGCCCTCTCTCAGATTTAAATGTTTCACCCCCAGATTCCTGCCATCATTAACCTCCCAAAGTTTTTCATACCTTCTCAAGTCAGAATCTGCTGCGCTGAGTTCAGATTCACTATGATCATTGATGGCACTAGTAATGGAATTCATTCGCTCACATTTATCACCCTCCCTTGCGGCTTCATCAGTTTTGCATTTTTGCTCATCTCCAGTTAGCTCAAAAAAGTCATTACCTGACTTCCACTTGCCCAATTTCTCTAGTTTACTGGAAGTTTGACAGGACTCAGTGGAGCTTCGCATCATCTGCTGAGGCTTCTCCAGTGGAAGTACCCTGTTTCCATTATCATCAAAATGATCAAACCTGACTGCACTTGGGCTTTTATGCTTGTCAGACAAAGAATCATTAGggttcttttcttcttccgATAACTTTTTCACTGATAGTTTTTGTTCGGAAGTATCCAACTCTACAGATACAGGAGCCTTGATTTCTGTAGACCTTGTGCTTCTATGGTGACTTGACTTCTTCCGCAATTTAAAACTGTCACCTTTTCTCTCTAACAATTCCTTTGCAGCCTTTAACCTAGCTTCAGCAAAATTCATTGCCTCCTTCATAGCAGCTGAAGCAGAAGTGGGATCGGCATCAGCTTTCTTGTCAGCATGAGGCATGTTGCTATTTGAACTGGTATGCACAGCAGAAGTTGGAGTGATGCCTCCTTTAGCTGTACTTTCCGTCTTGTTGAACAGTTTAGGTTGTTGCCTCAACAGTGGCTGTACTTTGATTGACTGTATCTGTGCATCAGTGTCAGATACCCGAAGAAATGCATAGTCAGGTGTGACAGTACTGCGTGTTGAATGACTATCAGAGTTCTTGTGGTTTTCATTTACAGAAACACTTCCAGAAATTGGCATCCAAGATGGACTTGGCTGGTTCTGATCAACTACAAAATCACTCTCCGGACTCTTTGCACTCGCACTAGCAGAGCTTGGGTTCTTGTCATTATCGTCATTGAGCATTGTGCCATTGTCAATTCTTGAAACATGATTTGTTGCTGGACCATGCGACAAATTGCGAGAATCAATCACAAAGTCCACCGAAGGTTCAACTGTGCAGGTTGTCATCTCAATTAAATCATTAGGTCTCCTCTCAGTAGTCTTGTTATATGACATTACAAACTGCTGAGTTTCTGTCTCAGGATAGAAGGATACTGGAGAAAACTTATGGTCTTtgaagtgatgatgatgatccagaTTTTGATAATGTTGAGGAAGTATAGGAGGCTCATCCTCCAGCTGGCTGGATTCCTTTATGATCGATGATCTGTTAAATACAAAAATATTAATGGTAAATCATGTGATGGAATGAAGTGCACACTCACTTTAACTGCCAGATCAAATTCCAGGGAAATAAACATGAATAAACTAAAACAATCATGGTACACTAGACGTAGTGCTGTACAGAATGCAGATATAGATGGCAAGATCAAGCCTGAATTTTTGTTGGTCACATTTTGATACATGTTATTTTCGATGAAATGCACCTCAAAAGACAATTAATGCATAGGTTTGATGGTAACTACTGGCAGTAGATATTACAATTATATTATATTGACGTCACTCACTAGTTTTATCAGCATACTGACAGAATTGGTGCTGCAGCACATAGACACCAACTTCAGTCAGAACATAGTAGCATGAACTCTCACTTGCAAAAATTGCAACACGACAAGATATCTATACGTTATGTTACAAATTACTATAAACTAACTGCATAGTGCCGCGGGCCATCTAAATTAGCTAAGGGCATGGCTTCCCTTTCCATCAAATGCAACCATCCCCGCTGTTTCCTTGGAACCAGATGGGAATTTAGATGTAGCCCCACCACACACCCTTCCCACAAAACATAAATAATCCTAAGTCAATCCCCCTGCCCTCCAAGTAACACCGATGTTCATAACTGACAAGACCTacaaaaaggaaataaaaaaaagatagtGTCTGAACCAGATGCAAAGGAAATCATCCCACCCTACCCAGTACCCACCACACCACACCCCGTGGGTTTCATTTATCTTGCAATGACCCTAGCCAGCTGAGCTCACCAACTTAGAGATATAGTTTGTTGGCTAGCAAGGTCATGGCACACACCTGTTGCACTGACCTGGCTGGTTTACTGTACTACCATATCCTCTTTAACTACATTGCTCAGTTCCATATGTTTCTATTCTGGCATGACAGCGGCTCCAGCCTCAAGAGGAAGCAGGGATTTCAAGTTGGTAGCTGCTAACAATCACTGGCAAGTCTTTCACAAAATAATGGAGAGGAATGGAAACTCCATTGGTGCTATAGGTGTGATGGGGCCCATGATAAAAAAAACTCAGCCAACGGTTAGATGCAATCTATCAGGGAAGACCTATTACAAAATGAACGAAACAGGGAAACTGGCGTACATGAGCTAAAACACAAATCAAGGTATGTCCATTTCTGCACAATACCATATGACTAACCATACAAGAGCAAACATCGTATATGTTATGCTTAACTTTTTGTTTTTGAGCAACAGCTTATACTTAACTTTAAGAAGCATTGAAATTATTTAACTGTACCCAGTTTGCTCCATGAAATTCCTTCCAATCATATGAATTTCGCCCACAGACAGCACACCATTTCTCATCATTCATCCGACTCTTATTAGCTTTGAGTACCGTATGAGGATCTCCACAAGGAGATTTATAGCCTAATACATACATATATCTTAATTCAAAGTTTCCAAGAGTATGTAAACGcatgaaataaaaaacaaaaacttGCAAACAGCATATCCTTAACAGAGAGTCAGAGACCCCAGATACCATAGGAGCACCATAAAAGTGTCAATGACAACACCTGATGGCACCATTTCACGCTAACCCGAATAATGAGCAGAAAAGGCCCTACTTTCCCCTCAAAGAAGGCACCTTTACGAATCAAAAATTCCAAAATCATACAGGAATGCTTAATGCTGCATACACAGCTTCTGCAACCTTAACACCCTGGAAGTCTAAGAGTGTGGCTTAAAAAGGAGGATTTGAAAGAGCCACCTTTACGAGAAGGGAAGTTGCAAGAAGGTAAAAGCCACATAAATCCTTCCCCCAATCTACCACCAGAGGCACGACGTGACACAGTCGCATTTCCAAATGGAGAAAGGAAATCGTAAATCACACTCATCCCCGCCTTTCAAATCCGTGCCTCCAGACGAAAACCATCAAAACGGGAGCGAACGCCAGTGCTCACCTACCCGGAAAACAAGTTAGGAAGCGCAAGGGAGGAGGCAAATGCACAGACCTGGAGCTCGAACTcgacggcgacgtgatctccggctccctctccggCTCGGGGGGGTCCGGCCCGCCGAAGAGGTCCTCGTACGGCAGCGCGAAGTCGGCGAAGTCGAAGCGGCCGAAGATCTCCCCGTAGTCCCCCTTCCCGCGGCAGGCGAAGaagccgccgtccccgccggcggcggccgcgggcggcagGTCGAGGTACGGGATGGTGCAAGAGGCCGCGACGCCCCCGAACACCTCGGCGTAGTCCAGCGGCGCGCCCCCGAACGGCGCCGCGAAGCGCGGCGGGCCCCCGAACACGTCCCCGTACtccgcccgcgcggccgccgccgccgtgccacctcctcctcccccgccggcgccaccgccaactcccgcagcagcagcagcagtagccgcggcggcggccttccgGTGGTGCCTCCTCTCCCTCCGCGCCGcgtccatggccgccgctgccgcagccgcCACGCGCGCGCTAGGGTTGTTCCAGCGCCCCCTCCCGCTCCACCTTACCGGCGCGCGCtaggggtttgggtttgggggaagaagagagggaggcggggcggggcggggcgaggAAGGAAGGACACAGGGGCGGGGAGtgggaggcgagcgagcgcaggGGAGCAGGCAGGTCTTTACTCGGGAATCGTGGTGTTCGGGACGGTGCTTGCCACTAAACAAAACTGCTGCGAGTCTTGCTGGGGCCGCGGCGCGGGAGAGGTGCGCGGCTGCGCCGTGTTGGCTGTTGGCTGTTGCGTTGCGGCCGGAGAAAAATGCAGCGGAGGCGAGGATGGATCGCTGGAGCGGAATGGATGGGCGGAACCGCGTCGGCGCTTGTCGCTTCCTGCCTGATGCCAgctgcggcggggcggggcggggcggggcggggagggAGACAGCGGATTTTTCACCGTGCCGACCGAGCGAGCAGCGGCGGGGTTTTGGTTTTGCCGTGGTGGGATGCTGGGTTGATCACCTTTATTGGCATGATTCTAGGCTAGATTTTAGGTAGGAGTAATGATTTATGTTTCTAATATAAACGTTGCATACCTACTTTTATAGTAATTACATGATAGCAAATCTAGTGAAATTTTATGCATAAATA
The nucleotide sequence above comes from Panicum virgatum strain AP13 chromosome 3K, P.virgatum_v5, whole genome shotgun sequence. Encoded proteins:
- the LOC120697739 gene encoding stress response protein NST1-like gives rise to the protein MDAARRERRHHRKAAAAATAAAAAGVGGGAGGGGGGGTAAAAARAEYGDVFGGPPRFAAPFGGAPLDYAEVFGGVAASCTIPYLDLPPAAAAGGDGGFFACRGKGDYGEIFGRFDFADFALPYEDLFGGPDPPEPEREPEITSPSSSSSRSSIIKESSQLEDEPPILPQHYQNLDHHHHFKDHKFSPVSFYPETETQQFVMSYNKTTERRPNDLIEMTTCTVEPSVDFVIDSRNLSHGPATNHVSRIDNGTMLNDDNDKNPSSASASAKSPESDFVVDQNQPSPSWMPISGSVSVNENHKNSDSHSTRSTVTPDYAFLRVSDTDAQIQSIKVQPLLRQQPKLFNKTESTAKGGITPTSAVHTSSNSNMPHADKKADADPTSASAAMKEAMNFAEARLKAAKELLERKGDSFKLRKKSSHHRSTRSTEIKAPVSVELDTSEQKLSVKKLSEEEKNPNDSLSDKHKSPSAVRFDHFDDNGNRVLPLEKPQQMMRSSTESCQTSSKLEKLGKWKSGNDFFELTGDEQKCKTDEAAREGDKCERMNSITSAINDHSESELSAADSDLRRYEKLWEVNDGRNLGVKHLNLREGKTAPVDKDRVPVILEASMENMAHQKTHNSISEGVVTQEIAKENHDTDGFLDLPSTSDASTKLDVIKDMSDSVPEACSSGNASDFRGLGNSIPKVSQVAGTSQEDTNFKVEVPCNDGRQCTSGSDEKLQEPSDVSNVPTLQGINIKSLILEELKESDACDTFLRQRSSKIEKEAETYGRQKFSFTDGSLLHNKDAKINEVLPEEVEKVKIEEEVSPFTHPEEIGLDLDAECPEDENDIILQNDSFADREEPNMLNVFEVASNLIKRELDQEMHGSLGHGEAEKVEEGMDGLVSHVNDDKEADETPLANSDRMGSEEGSAPCNQEDQKSPESTNRGRNDLDTKCDTTCDEVESESFPGDEVIIKAASDSVARTTINLKEELASSSEMYTRKQHSMQNATSQTSCSVPGFGETGEIFNRRERELPTQRSTSEEKSRPSKLEEKDTTARISKAEHGPSPSETTRGLTKSAEGPSPVSAETWKKDALGVQRAKERENIARADNTTEKDNGSSRKTQEAKESERRLQKERELAEEKERRKLEEEERERERKKDRLAVERATREAHERAFAEACEKAEKMAQERFTAARQRASAEAREKEERASAEAAVERATREARIKAERAAVERATTEARERAIEKAKAEKALAEARERRERYRSSFKESFKSTNQDIRQESQFQRVTSSNFSRNLDSGNRVVEVESALRHKARLERHQRTAERVTKALAEKNMRDVLAQREQAEKHRLSEFLDPEIKRWSNGKEGNLRALLSTLQYILGADSGWQPVPLTDLITAVAVKKAYRKATLCVHPDKLQQRGATIRQKYICEKVFDLLKDAWNKFTSEER